The Garra rufa chromosome 23, GarRuf1.0, whole genome shotgun sequence genome includes a region encoding these proteins:
- the LOC141299259 gene encoding muscle, skeletal receptor tyrosine protein kinase-like — protein sequence MFCVCSPLIHTNTASQKHGQASRMCYSLTLNRYCLCSSLFLALFLVVDSGSCNFPIEWRLYKGSSGYCSTYRGDVCRSVLRRDALLFFSYSLPNPEDAQEYLAQSAWGELDGVSSFCRPAARSLLCHATFQDCNPSGLGPAPKPVCREHCLTVKELYCYKEWRSAEERSHRGFPHSITLPDCTSLPSQQADPSSCTAVPYVDINKDKVTTTCYNDKGRFYQGTHNMTASSIPCQRWNQQEPHQHRLSVDVIPELRNAENYCRNPGGESDRPWCYTTNPNVRWEYCLVPKCGEIMSVKTAPSITKPVQIYPPPPVSTAYSMSVIIFIISGFAGAAFFTILILMCHRRKKMWQKRKSRVLETPTLTTLPSELLLDRLHPNPMYQRLPLLLNSKLLSLEYPRNNIEYVRDIGEGAFGRVFQARAPGLLPMEPFTMVAVKMLKEEASADMQNDFQREAALMAEFDHPNIVRLLGVCAVGKPMCLMFEYMAYGDLNEFLRRRSPTQQPSLSRDTLTCSSLVSEPERYPPLSCLEQLSISKQVAAGMAYLSERKFVHRDLATRNCLVAENLVVKIADFGLSRNIYAADYYKAGENDAIPIRWMPPESIFYNRYTSESDVWAYGVVLWEIFSYGMQPYYGMAHEEVIYYVRDGNVLACPENCPQELYNLMRLCWSTHPTDRPSFASIHRILERMHDQMLKPGLS from the exons ATGTTCTGTGTGTGTTCTCctctcattcacacaaacactgcGTCACAGAAGCATGGTCAGGCCAGCAGGATGTGTTACTCTCTGACATTAAACAGATATTGTTTGTGCTCTTCTCTCTTCTTGGCTCTGTTTCTGGTGGTGGACTCTGGATCCTGTAACTTTCCCATAGAATGGAG ACTGTACAAAGGCAGTTCTGGCTACTGCAGCACATACAGAGGTGACGTTTGTCGGAGCGTGCTCCGTCGGGATGCCCTGCTGTTTTTCAGCTACTCTCTTCCGAACCCAGAGGACGCACAGGAGTACCTGGCCCAGAGCGCATGGGGAGAGCTGGACGGGGTGAGCTCATTCTGCAGGCCCGCCGCCAGATCACTGCTCTGTCACGCCACCTTCCAGGACTGTAACCCATCTGGACTCGGACCAGCACCCAAACCCGTCTGCAG GGAGCACTGTCTCACAGTGAAAGAGCTGTACTGTTATAAGGAGTGGCGTTCTGCTGAGGAAAGATCTCATCGAGGGTTCCCGCATAGCATCACTCTCCCAGACTGCACCTCTCTACCCAGCCAACAAGCTGACCCATCCTCGTGTACAGCGGTTCCTTATGTCG ATATCAACAAAGACAAAGTTACAA caacatGTTACAATGACAAGGGAAGATTTTACCAAGGAACTCACAACATGACAGCATCTTCCATTCCCTGTCAGCGATGGAACCAGCAG GAGCCCCATCAACATAGACTCTCTGTAGATGTGATTCCTGAGTTGCGAAATGCAGAAAACTACTGTCGTAACCCAGGCGGAGAGAGTGACAGGCCGTGGTGCTACACCACAAACCCTAATGTACGCTGGGAGTACTGTCTGGTGCCCAAATGCGGAGAAA TTATGAGTGTGAAGACTGCACCCTCGATTACAAAACCGGTCCAGATTTACCCACCTCCTCCTGTGTCTACAGCCTACTCAATGAGCGTCATCATCTTTATCATTTCTGGCTTCGCTGGGGCAGCCTTCTTTACCATACTAATTCTCATGTGCCACAGACGAAAGAAAATGTGGCAAAAGAGGAAAAG TAGGGTGCTGGAGACGCCGACTCTGACCACCCTCCCCTCAGAGCTCTTGCTGGACAGACTTCATCCCAACCCCATGTACCAACGATTGCCTCTCCTTCTCAACTCTAAGCTCCTCAGTCTCGAATATCCACGCAACAACATTGAATATGTCCGTGATATTGGAGAAGGGGCCTTCGGTAGAGTGTTTCAGGCAAG AGCCCCTGGTCTTTTGCCAATGGAGCCGTTCACCATGGTGGCAGTGAAGATGTTGAAGGAGGAAGCTTCGGCTGATATGCAGAATGACTTTCAAAGAGAAGCTGCACTCATGGCTGAGTTTGATCACCCCAACATTGTCCGTCTCTTGG GAGTCTGTGCGGTGGGGAAGCCCATGTGTCTCATGTTTGAATACATGGCCTATGGGGACTTGAATGAATTCCTGCGTCGGCGCTCTCCAACCCAGCAGCCCAGCCTAAGTCGGGATACCTTGACGTGCAGCAGTCTCGTGTCAGAACCTGAGCGTTACCCACCCCTCAGCTGCCTGGAGCAACTATCCATTTCCAAGCAGGTGGCAGCAGGAATGGCGTACTTGTCAGAACGCAAGTTTGTGCACCGTGACCTAGCTACCCGCAACTGTTTGGTAGCAGAGAACTTGGTTGTGAAAATTGCAGATTTCGGACTCTCACGCAACATCTATGCTGCTGATTATTACAAAGCCGGTGAAAATGACGCCATCCCGATTCGCTGGATGCCACCCGAATCTATCTTCTACAACCGCTACACCAGTGAGTCAGATGTGTGGGCTTATGGTGTGGTATTATGGGAAATCTTCTCATATGGCATGCAGCCCTACTACGGCATGGCCCATGAGGAGGTCATCTACTATGTAAGGGATGGAAATGTGCTTGCCTGTCCAGAAAACTGCCCACAGGAGCTATATAACCTGATGCGTTTGTGTTGGAGCACTCATCCCACTGACCGGCCTAGTTTCGCCAGTATTCACCGCATCCTGGAAAGAATGCATGACCAGATGCTCAAACCTGGGCTTTCTTGA
- the LOC141298996 gene encoding muscle, skeletal receptor tyrosine-protein kinase-like, with amino-acid sequence LKNIPVLVFLAYFSLIEGLQRAPRITTLLETVDASLDHNSTFICEVDSYPQADITWTRNNYPIRYYDSRYIIRENGQVLIIPNVKDSDNGEYCCTASNGIGEPAKSCGALQLKMKPQIKRHPTNMTLIVESKAVLPCLTLGYPKPEISWIKEDDLIKVNSRISVLESGSLKINNIKKEDAGQYRCVARNSFGIVYSKPVTIEVQAPAKILKVPREKKVQIGSEVSLECNATGNPIPSITWLENGNTISGASVEETLVNEVIVSVLRVVVHKPALYTCQATNQHSGGANTVKATAKITVSGELKH; translated from the exons cACCCAGAATCACAACATTGCTTGAGACAGTAGACGCCTCTCTGGATCATAATTCGACCTTCATCTGTGAGGTGGATTCATACCCTCAAGCTGATATTACATGGACTCGGAATAACTACCCAATACG GTATTACGATTCCAGATACATTATACGAGAAAATGGCCAAGTGCTGATCATTCCCAATGTAAAGGATTCGGACAATGGAGAATACTGTTGCACTGCTAGCAATGGGATCGGAGAACCGGCCAAGAGCTGTGGAGCTTTACAGCTGAAGATGA AACCTCAAATCAAAAGACATCCTACTAACATGACACTTATCGTGGAGTCGAAAGCAGTGTTGCCATGTTTAACATTAGGATATCCCAAACCCGAAATATCCTGGATTAAAGAAGATGATTTGATAAAG GTTAATAGTCGAATATCAGTTCTGGAATCTGGTTCCCTAAAGATTAACAACATCAAGAAAGAGGACGCTGGACAGTATCGCTGTGTGGCCAGAAACAGTTTTGGAATCGTGTACTCCAAACCAGTCACTATTGAAGTACAAg CTCCTGCCAAGATACTGAAAGTTCCCAGGGAGAAGAAAGTTCAGATCGGATCAGAGGTTTCGCTGGAGTGTAACGCCACTGGCAACCCAATCCCATCCATAACTTGGCTTGAAAATGGCAACACG ATATCAGGCGCATCAGTGGAGGAGACACTGGTGAATGAAGTCATCGTGTCTGTTCTGCGCGTGGTGGTTCATAAACCAGCTCTCTACACCTGCCAGGCTACTAACCAGCACAGCGGAGGAGCCAACACCGTCAAAGCCACAGCGAAAATAACCGTCTCAGGTGAGCTCAAGCACTGA